One Triticum dicoccoides isolate Atlit2015 ecotype Zavitan chromosome 4B, WEW_v2.0, whole genome shotgun sequence genomic window carries:
- the LOC119290741 gene encoding 50S ribosomal protein L10, chloroplastic-like, which translates to METSFLPTARPLPAFQTLAAAPRCPRPLRRSTIRAAISRGRKEDTVAVVREQLEGCYLLAGIRYEGLTVKQFQGIRDALPESCHLLVAKNTLVGKAIEGTPWEALKPCMKGMNAWLFVHTEEVPVALKPYRAFQKEERVEETNDFIGAVFEGKYYAPAEFKSLETMPSRAEVYSKLLGALNGPATSLVTTLQAPARDVVAVLSAYVRKLEEESGAGAGTA; encoded by the coding sequence ATGGAGACCTCCTTCCTCCCTACCGCGCGGCCCCTCCCCGCGTTCCAAACCCTAGCCGCGGCCCCGCGCTGCCCCCGCCCTCTGCGCCGCTCCACCATCCGCGCCGCCATCTCCCGCGGGCGCAAGGAGGACACGGTCGCCGTGGTCCGCGAGCAGCTGGAGGGGTGCTACCTCCTGGCCGGCATCCGCTACGAGGGCCTGACAGTGAAGCAGTTCCAGGGCATCCGCGACGCGCTGCCGGAGTCGTGCCACCTCCTGGTGGCGAAGAACACGCTGGTGGGGAAGgccatcgagggcaccccctgggaGGCGCTCAAGCCGTGCATGAAGGGCATGAACGCCTGGCTCTTCGTCCACACGGAGGAGGTCCCCGTCGCGCTCAAGCCCTACCGCGCCTTCCAGAAGGAGGAGCGCGTCGAGGAGACCAACGACTTCATCGGGGCGGTGTTCGAGGGCAAGTACTACGCGCCCGCCGAGTTCAAGTCGCTCGAGACCATGCCCAGCCGCGCCGAGGTCTACTCCAAGCTGCTCGGCGCCCTCAATGGGCCGGCCACCTCCCTCGTCACCACGCTGCAGGCGCCCGCCAGGGACGTCGTCGCCGTGCTCTCGGCCTACGTGCGCAAGCTCGAGGAGGagtccggcgccggcgccggcaccgCCTAG
- the LOC119290740 gene encoding uncharacterized protein LOC119290740 → MVASLQNDVPWPPPWLYPTAPLGKHQACTWIPYSMQSSLMINSWRDARCQLLTVRMGEEVMRGGYSERTGCMSVSAHLEQQPMDGWPEEDQGYPRPLEDNIINFFHSAMQVQKCSFCSMHFSKCMYVVTD, encoded by the exons ATGGTCGCCTCCCTCCAGAACGATGTGCCATGGCCGCCTCCCTGGCTCTATCCGACAGCTCCGTTGGGGAAGCACCAAg CTTGCACATGGATCCCTTATAGTATGCAATCAAGCTTGATGATAAATTCTTGGAGAGACGCTAGGTGCCAG CTGCTCACTGTGCGCATGGGAGAGGAGGTCATGCGTGGAGGCTACTCGGAGAGGACTGGATGCATGTCCGTGTCCGCGCACTTGGAGCAGCAGCCAATGGATGGTTGGCCAGAGGAGGACCAGG GTTATCCTAGACCACTTGAGGACAATATCATCAATTTCTTCCATAGTGCAATGCAAGTTCAAAAATGCAGTTTCTGTTCTATGCATTTTTCGAAGTGTATGTATGTTGTAACTGATTAA
- the LOC119290739 gene encoding uncharacterized protein YKR070W-like — protein sequence MMRGFRSVLARAAARTRAELQGTRGRRLSHCAAAPARPSFGIAFDIDGVILRGRSPIGGSPQAIRRLYSDDGTLKIPFLFLTNGGGVPEHKRALELSELLGVNISPAQVVHGHSPYRDLVKRFEDDLIVAVGKGEPASVMAEYGFRKVLSIDDYSSHFKEIDPLAPFKKWKVGQPNCKDFMSEKMHPPYDVYQERVKGVFVVSDPVDWGRDLQVLCDILSTGGLPGNGKGDQPPLYFSADDLEYQAAFPSERLGMGAFRIALESVFNQVNDVPLKYTSYGKPNPFVFKNAANILEKIVMGIYPNSQLTNEVQDHQFSTIYMIGDNPKVDINGVLKAGPPWSSVLTRTGVFRGNDNDPKFPADLVVDTVDDAISCILEKEGIR from the exons ATGATGAGGGGCTTTCGCTCCgtgctcgctcgcgctgcggcgCGGACGCGGGCGGAGCTCCAGGGCACGCGCGGCCGCCGACTGTCCCACTGCGCCGCGGCGCCGGCGAGGCCTTCCTTCGGCATCGCCTTCGACATCGACGGGGTCATCCTGCGCGGCCGTAGCCCTATCGGGGGCTCGCCGCAGGCCATCCGACGCCTTTACTCCGACGATG GTACCCTGAAGATTCCTTTTCTCTTCTTAACCAATG GAGGTGGTGTTCCAGAGCATAAACGGGCCCTAGAATTAAGTGAGCTTTTGGGAGTTAACATCTCTCCAGCACAG GTTGTGCATGGCCATTCTCCTTACAGAGATCTGGTAAAGCG TTTTGAAGATGATCTTATTGTTGCTGTTGGAAAAGGAGAGCCTGCATCAGTGATGGCTGAGTATGGGTTTAG AAAGGTTCTGTCCATAGATGACTATTCATCACATTTTAAGGAAATTGACCCCCTAGCTCCTTTCAAGAAATGGAAAGTGGGACAACCAAACTGTAAAGACTTTATGTCTGAGAAAATGCATCCACCATATGATGTTTACCAGGAGAGAGTTAAAGGAGTGTTTGTTGTCAGTGACCCTGTTGATTGGGGTAGAGATCTACAG GTACTTTGTGACATCTTGTCAACTGGTGGACTTCCTGGAAATGGAAAAGGAGATCAACCTCCTTTATATTTTTCGGCTGATGATCTTGAATATCAG GCTGCATTTCCTTCTGAGCGGCTTGGGATGGGTGCCTTCCGGATAGCACTCGAAAGCGTCTTCAATCA AGTTAATGATGTTCCGCTGAAGTATACATCTTATGGGAAACCTAATCCATTTGTGTTCAAGAATGCAGCTAATATACTAGAAAAAATTGTTATGGGTATCTATCCAAATTCACAGCTGACGAATGAAGTACAAGACCATCAGTTCTCTACTATCTACATGATCGGTGATAATCCTAAAGTTGATATCAATGGAGTTTTGAAG GCTGGCCCCCCTTGGTCGTCCGTCCTTACTAGGACTGGTGTTTTTAGGGGAAATGATAATGATCCAAAGTTTCCTGCTGATTTG GTTGTTGATACTGTTGATGATGCCATCAGCTGTATTTTGGAAAAGGAAGGTATACGGTGA